In Thermodesulfobacteriota bacterium, the DNA window GGGATCCCGCCACCGCGGGGCGGGCCAGGGCGCAGGCCGGGTCGGGGCTCGTCCGCCCCGAAGCGGCAGGGCGGTAGGGGGGGTTGGAGACCACCAGGTCAAAGGACTGGGGGGCGATGCTCCTGCCCAGCTCCCGCAGGTCGGCCACCTCGAAGCGGGCCCTCTCCTCCAGGCCGTTCCACCGGGCGCCCCTCCGGGCCCGATCCACCATCTGCTCCTGGATGTCGATGCCCAGGACCTCCCGGGCGCCTCCCAGGGCGAGCAGGCACAAAGTCACGGCGCCGCACCCGCACCCGAGGTCCAGGGCCCGGGCTGCCGGCCGCTCGGCGGCAAAGCGGGCCAGGAGGACCGCGTCGACCCCGAACCGGTAGCCCTTCTGCGGCTGGACGAGCCGCACGGTGCCCCCCAGGGCGCTGTCTCCCGTCTCCCCGGGGCCGAAGAATCCGGGAAGGCTCCCCTCGGGGCCAGCGGTCACGCGCGGCAGGTCTCGGCCTCGCCGAAGAGGGGATGGATTACGAGCCCCGTGACGATCTTGGGAAAGAAGAACGTGCTCTTCTGGGGCATGCGTTCTCCCGCCTCGGCTACCGCCTTGACCTCTTCCAGGCGCGTCGGATTCAGGAGGAACCCGAGCTGCATCCCGGGTTCCTCCTGAACCACCCGGACCAACTCCTCGTGCCCCTTGACGTAACTCAGGTTGCGCTGTTCTTCCTGCGCCTTCTGGTCCACCCCCAGCAGGTGCTCGAGGATCAGGGAGTGGAGGACCGTGACGTCCAGGGTGCGCAGGACGGCGGCCATCTTCCCCTCGAGGAGCCCTTTCATCACGTCCTCGTCCCGAAGCGTCAGCAGCCACCGCCGATCGTCTCCCCGGGCCGTGAAACCCAGGGCATGCGCCCGGCCTCGCAGGTCCCGCATGCGCTCCATGAGCTCCCGCAGGGGCCCCGTGATCTCCTCCACGTGGAAGTACCGGCGCAGGCGCTCCAAGAAGGTCTCCAGGCGAAAGCCCTCCAGCCCGAAGACCGCCCGGTGGGTCGGAAGCACCGACAGCCCCGGTGCGCTCAGGTTGGACAGGTACATGAGCACGTAGTTCCACGACTCCCGCCCCGTGTAGGTCGGGATCTCTTCGCGCCGCAGGTCCCGGTACTTCAGGGCCGTCTCGTACCGATGGTGCCCGTCGGCGATGAAGAAGCTGTTGGCGCTCAAGCCGGCGGCCACGGCCCGGATCCGGTCCGGGTCGCTGATGCGCCACATCCGCGTTCGCGAACCATCTTCCATCGTCACGGTGACCAGCGGGGCCGACGACAGCGGCAGCGTCTCCACATCACGAAGCACCCGCATCCGCGGGTCGTCATACAAGCTGAAGATGGGGCTCAGGTTCGCGCGGCACGTCTGCATCAGCCGGAGCCGGTCGGCCTTGGGGCCGGCCAGGGTCCTCTCGTGGGGCAGGTACAACCCGGACTCAGGGTCCTCCAGGCGCACCGCCGCCAGGAAGCCCTTGCGGGTCATGGGCTCCCCGAACTCTCCCGCGTAGTCCTGTTCGGTGTAGTAAATGGAGCACTCCTTCTCCTGGACCAGGACTCCCGTCGCCAGCCACTGGTGGAAGTACCGTCCGGCCCTCGTGTAGCGGTTCTCCACGTCGTCGTCGCCGGGCAGGATCTTTCCGTAGTCCAGCCGCACGATGTTGTAGGGGCTGCGGCGATAGAGCCGCTCTTGCATATCTGCCCCGATGACGTCGTAGGGCGGCGTGACCACGGCATCGAAGTCGGGCACGTGCCCGGGGTGGAAGCGAATCCCGCGAAACGGCAAAATTTCGGCCATCGATCGGCTCCTGGGTCTGGCGTTCGTTTGGGGGGCACCTTGCTAGCACAGGGAGCCGTCCGGCGCAACGGGCAAGTCGACCCTCGATCCACCGCCTGGGTGGTAAGCGGGGTCCGGGAGCCCCTGCGCTGCGCCCCGCAATCCGCGGCAATTGGAGGAGGGGTCCCTCGCGCAACCGGTGCGCCTGGCCACCGGTTTCCGTGGACTGCGGCGGATCGGTCGATGCGGTACGGGACTACGCTCCGGGGCTCCCGGACCCCGCCCCAAGAATCTGGTCGTGGATCCAGGCGACTCGGGCGAGTCGCCTGGGGAGGCCGCGCGGCTGGCGGGCCGACCGCGACCCACGCACAGACGACCCGGAACCCGCGCAAAAAAAATGGTGGCAGGTTGGGGAGACCTGCCACCTCCCCGGCGCGGGGTGGGGCGCCCCATGGCCGGAGAAATCTGGAATGGAAATCATCGAAACGAAATCGTGGCGGCGGGTAAAGGGGGGCCCGCCCCAACCTCGCCGAATCGCAGCAAGCCCCGTGCCGCGGCCTCGCCAGCCCCGCCGGCGCAGCATTGGGGCCCGCGGGGGCAGGCGCGCCCCAGGCCCATGTCCCCCGGGCCTGCGCCATTTCGCCCGGTGGGCTGCGGGCAAGTTCGCACCCCGAGTCCACCCGCAATCCGCTCCCCATCACACGCCTCCTCTAGCCGGAGTCCGAACCCCTGCCTTTCCGGCGCCGGGTTCTCGAGTAGGATGGAGACTCCATCCGCACGCCCCACCCAGAGGAAGTCTCGAATGAGCACCGCGCCCCATCGCAACCGGCTCGCCCGGGAAAAGAGCCCCTACCTCCTCCAGCACGCCCACAACCCGGTGGACTGGTACCCCTGGGGCGAAGAGGCCTTCGGCAGGGCCCGCTCCGAGGGCAAGCTCGTCTTCCTCTCCATCGGGTACTCCACCTGCCACTGGTGTCACGTGATGGAGCGGGAGAGCTTCGAGGACGAAGAGGTGGCCGCGGTGCTCAACACCCTCACCGTGCCGGTGAAGGTGGACCGGGAGGAGAGGCCCGACGTGGACCAGGTGTACATGACGGTCTGCCAGGCCTTGAACGGAAGCGGCGGGTGGCCGCTGACCGTGCTCCTGACCCCCGACCGGAACCCCTTTTTCGCGGGCACCTACTTCCCCAAGCACAGCCGGCACGGGAGGATCGGGGTCGTGGAGCTGGTGCGCCAGGCGGCGGCGCTGTGGCAGGAAGACCCGGAGCGCGTCCACCGCGCCGGCCGCGAGATCGTGGCGCGCCTGCAGCCGGCCCCTGCCGGACCGGAGGAGTCCGGGGCCCTCGCCCCCGCGCTCTTCCAGGAAGCCGTCCGCCTCTTTCGAGGGCAGTTCGACGCGGCTCGCGGCGGCTTCGGCCCCGCTCCCAAGTTCCCCACGCCCCACAACCTCGTCTTCCTGGTGCGCCGCTGGCGGCGCACAGGTGACCCCGAGTTGCTCCGGATGGCCGAGACGACGCTCGACGCCATGCGCCGGGGCGGTCTCTTCGACCAGGTGGGCTTTGGCTTTCACCGGTACGCCACCGACGCCAACTGGCTGCTCCCCCACTTCGAGAAGATGCTCTACGACCAGGCGGGCCTCGCCCTGGCCTACCTCGAAGCCCACCAGGCCACCCGAAAGCCTGGATACGCGCGGACCGCCCGCGAGATCTTCACCTACGCGCTGCGGGATCTCGCGAGCCCCGAAGGGGCCTTCTACTCGGCGGAAGACGCAGACTCGGAGGGGGTGGAGGGGAAGTTCTACGTGTGGACGCGCCGCGAGGTGCTCGACGTGCTGGGTCTGGACGACGGCGAGCTCTACTGCCGCGTCCAGGGCATCACGGAGGAGGGAAACTTTCGAGAGGAAGCCACCGGCGAGCCGACGGGAACCAACATTCCCCACCTGGACCGGCCCCTGGACGCGTGGGCGTGGGAACGGGGAGTGGACCCGAAGGCGTTTGCGGCCCGGCTCGAGTCCGCCCGGGGCCGGCTCTTCTCCCGCCGGGAAGGGCGGGTGCGCCCCCACCGGGACGACAAGGTGCTCACCGCGTGGAACGGGCTCATGATCTCGGCCCTGGGCCGCGCCGCGTGGACCCTGGACGAGCCCCGGTACGCCAGGGCGGCGGCGCGCGCGGCAGACTTCGTGCTCTCGCGTCTGCGCCCCGACGGCCGGCTCCTGCGCCGTTTCCGGGACGGCGAGGCCGCGGTGCCAGCCTTTGCTGAAGACTACGCCTTTCTGGCCCGGGGGCTCCTGGACCTCTACGGCGCCACCTTCGACCCGGCCCGGCTGCGCCAGGCCCTGGAGCTCGCCCGGGAGCTCGTTCAGCGCTTCGGCGGCGGCTCCACCGGCGCACTGTTCGACACGGCCGCCGATGCCGAGGAGCTCGTGCTGCGCCCCCAGGAGGTCTACGACGGCGCCACCCCGTCGGCCAACTCGGTGGCACTGGAGGTCTTCGCCCGCCTGGGGCAGCTCACCGGTGACCCGGCCTGGACCGAGCACGCCCGGGGAATCGCCGAGGCCTTCGCCGGCCGCGTGGCCCAGTATCCGGCGGCCTTCACCCAGTTTCTGGCCGGCGCAAGCCTGCTGCTGGAGCCCACCCGGGAGGTGGTGATCGCCGGCCTCCCGGAGGCCCCGGAGACCCAGGGCCTCCTGTCGGCGGCGAGGGCCGCCTACGCTCCGGAGACGGCCCTGCTCCTGGCCCCGCCCGGGGACCCGGTGGTGGCGGCCCTGTGCCCGTTCCGCGAACACATGGGCCCCGTGGAGGGACGCGCGGCAGCCTACGTCTGCCAGGATTTCGCCTGCCGGGCCCCGGTATCCCTCCCGGAGGAGCTCGCGAAAACTCTGGAGCACCCGGCCTGATCAAGGGTCGCCCGTGCCCCCACGACGGCGAAAACCGCCACCGTTTCCGACGCGAAATGTGGCGCCCGGGGCGCCGACCGGCCTTTGAATCGGTGGCAAGGCCCGGTAGAATGGCGAACCGGATCCCACCGAGAGCCCGGAAAGGCTTCTGCGATGAAGAAATGGTACCACCTGGTCTTCGCGGTCCTGTGCGCGGCGGTTCTGGGCGTGCTGCTCCTCGCCCCCAAGGTGACCACGCCCCGCCTCCCGGCAGACGCCACCCACGCGGACCGGAAGGACTACGCCCAGTGTCCCCAGTGCCACGGTCCGGATGGGGAAGTCCCCATGCCGACGGAAGGAGAAAAGCCCCACTTCCTGCCCGACGGCTCCCTGCGCACCGAGTTCGTCAAGTGCTACATGTGCCACCGGCCCCCGGAGGGGTGAGCGCCCCACCGCCTCCCGGCCGAGCGTGGAGCTCGGCGCACCGCCGCCCTGCCCGGGGCGCCGTCAGCGTTCGGGGCCCTCTCCCAAGACCTCCCGCACCACCGACGTGGCAAACGCGCCGGCCGGGCACGCAAAGCGCACCCAGCAACCGCCGTCGGCGACCTCCACTGCCGGATCTCCGAGGGGCACGCGCAGGGGGCGCCGGGCCCCGGTCTCGCGGGAAAAGAGTTCCTCGTTCAACCCCAGTTCCCCGAGGACTTCGAGCTCGGCGGCAGCCCGAGGGCCGTCCGGCCGCACCATCTTTCGGCCGGGCATGGGGCCGGTGGGGCTGACGTCGAACGTCTCGACGCGCCGCGTATCGTCCTCGACGTCACGGCACAGAAACAGGCCTCCCGAGTCCTCCCGGCGGAGCACGTCCCCCTCCAGCGCCCGAACGAGGGAGCCTTCCTCCAGCCGGCGAGCCAACACCTCGTTGAAGACGCGCGACTGGAGGGCCGAGACCAGGAGGTCCCGCTTCCACCGCGCCACCCGCAGCCTCCCCTCCAGCACGGCGAGGCCCTTGACCGGGTTGTCCCCCCGGGCGCCGAAACGCTGGGGGCCGTAATAGTTGGGCACCCCCGTGCGGGTCAACCCCTCCAGGATCGTTGCCACCGCATCGGCGCGGGCTCCCCGCAGGAAGACGCGGAAGGCGTTTCCCGCCAGGTGCCCCAGGCGCAGCTTGTTCTTGTGGCGCGATGCGGACAGCACCCGCGCCCCCTCGGCCTCGAAGGCCCCCCGGGCCCGCTCCTCCTCCACCCCGGTCACCGTGAAGGCCTGCACCGCGATGCAGCCCTTGTCCTTCATGCCGGCGTAACCCACCGCCGCAGGGGAGACCCCCAGGCGCCCGGCAACCCCCACCGCCAGGTCCCGGGTTGCCGCCCCCCTCTTCTCCACCACGAGGGCGGCGTGCTCCCCCTCCCCCGAGAAGGGGTAGAGGGGCAGCTCCTCGACCCGGAACGTCTGGGGGGAAGGGGTCCACGCCCCCCCCGCCGCCGGCCCGCTCCAGAGGCGGGGATAGTCGAACTCCACATAGGGCACCGCTCCCAGGCGGCACCGCGACGCGCGTTCCGAACCCATTGCTGCATCCTCCTCGTGTGGAGTCAGGCGCTGCCCGGGCGCCGCCGGGCGCCAACTTACCCAAAAGGGAGCCGCGGGTCGAGGTGTATCCGGCGCACTGCCCCACGGGGCCCCCACCCTTTGAGCCCACCCCTTGAGCTTGACGCTCCCGGCGCCGATAGGTAAACCTCGGCGGCGATGGCATAGGACACCGGGCCCCCGCCGCCGCTGAGGGGGTACGGTGCCGCGGTCGCGCCGAAAGCCCCCCGCACGAAAGGTCACCCATGAAGATCGCCCGGCTTGTCTTGCTGCTCCTCTTCGTCGCGACGTCCGCGTGGGCCCGCACCGGGCTCTCCCCTCGGGAAATCCTCGAAACCGCCGACCGGGCTCGGGGCAAGCTCCCGGGCCTGGTGTGGACCGTGGCAATGCGCTCCGTCGAGAAGGGCGAGGAGCGGGACCAGACCCTCTCGGTCACCGCCCGGGATCAGGACGTGCTCGCCGTGTTCGCGGCGCCTCCCCGGGTGAAGGACCAGAAGGTGCTGATGGTGGGCCGCAACATGTGGTTCCTCAAGCCCGGGGTCTCGAAGCCCGTGCCCATCAGCCCCCGCCAGAAGCTCATGGGGCAGGCCGCCAACGGCGACATCGCGAGCACGAATTACGCGGGCGACTACGAGGGGGTGTTCCGGGACGAAGAGGTCCTCGACGGCGAACCGTGCCACGTGCTCGACCTCACGGCCACCAACAAGAGCGCCACCTACGACCGCATCGTGTACTGGGTGTCCCAGCAGCGGGGCGTGGGGGTGAAGGCCGAGTTCTACACCGTGAGCGGCAAGCTCTTCAAGACCGCCACCTTCGAGTACGCCAACACCATCGCCCACGGGGGCGAGCGCATCCCCTTCGTGAGCCGCATGGTGATTCGCGACGCCGTGCGGCCCCAGGAGGTGACCACCCTGGAGTACTCCGGCATCTCGGTCCAGGCCGTTCCCGATTCGACGTTCAATCTCAACCTGCTGATGCGATGAAGCGACGCGGAACCTGGAGGAGAGCGGGGGCCGCCTTCTCCCTGAGCGTGGCTCTGGCTTGGGGCTGGGCGGCGAACTGCGGGGCCGAGGAGGTGCTGGAGCTCCGGTTGCCCCGGTCCCTGCTCGCAGAGCTGGCCGCGCCCGCCGGCCACCGGCGCCCGATCGCGCGCGACGACTTCCTCGCCCTGAACCCCCGGGCGACCTCGCTGGACCTCGACGGCGACCCGGTCCGGTTTGCGGCGTGGCTGGCGATTCCCGAGGTGGGCGCGTTTCGGCTCCAGGGGGACCGCAATCTCGCTCGCCGGCTCGCGGCCGGAGACGCCGCCGCCCCCCAACGCTGGATCTCTCCCCCCGAAGGGTGGGAGATCGGGGCGACCTTCTGGGAGGAGGATGCCCTCCTGGTGGTCGTGCTCCCGGCCTCCCCTGCTCCGTCCAGAGCACCGGGGCCGCCCCCGATCGTGCCGTTCCTGCCGTCCGTGCCGGCAGCCGGTGACCCGGTCC includes these proteins:
- a CDS encoding methyltransferase domain-containing protein; translated protein: MTAGPEGSLPGFFGPGETGDSALGGTVRLVQPQKGYRFGVDAVLLARFAAERPAARALDLGCGCGAVTLCLLALGGAREVLGIDIQEQMVDRARRGARWNGLEERARFEVADLRELGRSIAPQSFDLVVSNPPYRPAASGRTSPDPACALARPAVAGS
- a CDS encoding outer membrane lipoprotein-sorting protein, with the translated sequence MKIARLVLLLLFVATSAWARTGLSPREILETADRARGKLPGLVWTVAMRSVEKGEERDQTLSVTARDQDVLAVFAAPPRVKDQKVLMVGRNMWFLKPGVSKPVPISPRQKLMGQAANGDIASTNYAGDYEGVFRDEEVLDGEPCHVLDLTATNKSATYDRIVYWVSQQRGVGVKAEFYTVSGKLFKTATFEYANTIAHGGERIPFVSRMVIRDAVRPQEVTTLEYSGISVQAVPDSTFNLNLLMR
- a CDS encoding tRNA pseudouridine(13) synthase TruD produces the protein MGSERASRCRLGAVPYVEFDYPRLWSGPAAGGAWTPSPQTFRVEELPLYPFSGEGEHAALVVEKRGAATRDLAVGVAGRLGVSPAAVGYAGMKDKGCIAVQAFTVTGVEEERARGAFEAEGARVLSASRHKNKLRLGHLAGNAFRVFLRGARADAVATILEGLTRTGVPNYYGPQRFGARGDNPVKGLAVLEGRLRVARWKRDLLVSALQSRVFNEVLARRLEEGSLVRALEGDVLRREDSGGLFLCRDVEDDTRRVETFDVSPTGPMPGRKMVRPDGPRAAAELEVLGELGLNEELFSRETGARRPLRVPLGDPAVEVADGGCWVRFACPAGAFATSVVREVLGEGPER
- a CDS encoding thioredoxin domain-containing protein: MSTAPHRNRLAREKSPYLLQHAHNPVDWYPWGEEAFGRARSEGKLVFLSIGYSTCHWCHVMERESFEDEEVAAVLNTLTVPVKVDREERPDVDQVYMTVCQALNGSGGWPLTVLLTPDRNPFFAGTYFPKHSRHGRIGVVELVRQAAALWQEDPERVHRAGREIVARLQPAPAGPEESGALAPALFQEAVRLFRGQFDAARGGFGPAPKFPTPHNLVFLVRRWRRTGDPELLRMAETTLDAMRRGGLFDQVGFGFHRYATDANWLLPHFEKMLYDQAGLALAYLEAHQATRKPGYARTAREIFTYALRDLASPEGAFYSAEDADSEGVEGKFYVWTRREVLDVLGLDDGELYCRVQGITEEGNFREEATGEPTGTNIPHLDRPLDAWAWERGVDPKAFAARLESARGRLFSRREGRVRPHRDDKVLTAWNGLMISALGRAAWTLDEPRYARAAARAADFVLSRLRPDGRLLRRFRDGEAAVPAFAEDYAFLARGLLDLYGATFDPARLRQALELARELVQRFGGGSTGALFDTAADAEELVLRPQEVYDGATPSANSVALEVFARLGQLTGDPAWTEHARGIAEAFAGRVAQYPAAFTQFLAGASLLLEPTREVVIAGLPEAPETQGLLSAARAAYAPETALLLAPPGDPVVAALCPFREHMGPVEGRAAAYVCQDFACRAPVSLPEELAKTLEHPA
- a CDS encoding DUF1015 domain-containing protein, encoding MAEILPFRGIRFHPGHVPDFDAVVTPPYDVIGADMQERLYRRSPYNIVRLDYGKILPGDDDVENRYTRAGRYFHQWLATGVLVQEKECSIYYTEQDYAGEFGEPMTRKGFLAAVRLEDPESGLYLPHERTLAGPKADRLRLMQTCRANLSPIFSLYDDPRMRVLRDVETLPLSSAPLVTVTMEDGSRTRMWRISDPDRIRAVAAGLSANSFFIADGHHRYETALKYRDLRREEIPTYTGRESWNYVLMYLSNLSAPGLSVLPTHRAVFGLEGFRLETFLERLRRYFHVEEITGPLRELMERMRDLRGRAHALGFTARGDDRRWLLTLRDEDVMKGLLEGKMAAVLRTLDVTVLHSLILEHLLGVDQKAQEEQRNLSYVKGHEELVRVVQEEPGMQLGFLLNPTRLEEVKAVAEAGERMPQKSTFFFPKIVTGLVIHPLFGEAETCRA